A genomic window from Flavobacterium sp. I3-2 includes:
- a CDS encoding DUF5522 domain-containing protein codes for MKEELVLGVDYYVADAGYRIFTAHYLSKRGYCCKSGCKHCPYGFDKKTGLINK; via the coding sequence ATGAAAGAAGAACTTGTTTTGGGAGTCGATTATTATGTTGCCGATGCAGGATATCGTATTTTCACCGCTCACTACTTATCAAAACGCGGTTACTGCTGTAAAAGCGGATGCAAACACTGTCCGTACGGATTTGATAAAAAAACAGGATTAATCAATAAATAA
- a CDS encoding 1-aminocyclopropane-1-carboxylate deaminase/D-cysteine desulfhydrase → MVQLPEIFEISPGNASFNERVFLPFKTSIELFVKREDVLHAEISGNKFRKLKYNLYEAQRLGFSKLLTFGGAYSNHIAAVAAAGRIFGFETLGIIRGDELANKFMDNETLKLAFENGMRFDFVTRTDYRDKMSENFIEKLRLQFGDFYMIPEGGTNALAVKGCEEILVEDDVNFNYLCSAIGTGGTISGIINSSSENQKVLGFPALKENFLQDEISQFTTKENWKLIRDYHFGGYAKTTSELVDFVEYFNQNQNFKIEPIYTGKMFFGLFDMIKNNCFKPGSKILAIHTGGLQGLNAKILQK, encoded by the coding sequence ATGGTTCAGCTTCCTGAAATATTTGAAATAAGTCCCGGAAATGCAAGTTTTAATGAACGTGTTTTTTTACCGTTCAAAACTTCGATTGAATTGTTTGTGAAGCGTGAAGATGTTTTGCATGCTGAAATTTCGGGAAATAAATTCAGAAAATTAAAATACAATTTATACGAAGCGCAACGTTTGGGTTTTTCTAAGTTGTTGACTTTTGGCGGTGCATATTCCAATCATATTGCGGCTGTTGCTGCTGCCGGTCGTATTTTTGGTTTTGAAACTCTTGGAATTATTCGTGGTGATGAATTGGCAAATAAATTCATGGATAACGAAACTTTAAAGTTGGCTTTCGAAAATGGGATGCGTTTTGATTTTGTTACGCGAACCGATTATCGAGATAAGATGTCCGAAAATTTTATTGAGAAATTGCGTTTACAATTTGGTGATTTTTATATGATTCCTGAAGGTGGAACAAATGCTTTGGCGGTGAAAGGTTGCGAAGAAATTTTGGTTGAAGATGATGTTAATTTCAATTATCTTTGTAGCGCTATTGGAACTGGTGGAACCATTTCTGGTATTATAAATAGTTCTTCTGAAAATCAAAAGGTTTTAGGATTTCCGGCTTTGAAAGAGAATTTTTTACAAGATGAAATTTCTCAGTTTACAACTAAAGAAAATTGGAAATTGATTCGCGATTATCATTTTGGAGGTTATGCGAAAACAACATCTGAATTGGTAGATTTTGTCGAATATTTTAATCAAAATCAAAATTTTAAAATTGAACCTATTTATACGGGTAAAATGTTTTTTGGTTTATTTGATATGATAAAAAATAATTGTTTCAAACCAGGTTCAAAAATATTAGCGATTCATACAGGTGGTTTACAGGGTTTAAACGCTAAAATATTACAAAAATAA